One genomic segment of Pseudomonas sp. RU47 includes these proteins:
- the pgaA gene encoding poly-beta-1,6 N-acetyl-D-glucosamine export porin PgaA, producing MPRIDVPVLHRGLRPLFRVALCSQLLWPALAFADTPYDQMVRDARAGQTTPALTVLRQVPLGQSTTGQISDHLQIASWAGLDAEVVQVYETQGRDRVLPVQALTATARAYRNLKRWDQATQVYNKALALEPDNADLQLGLALTQADAGKPDEAVSRAKALVAAKPDDPSRRLALGYALTRDNKPYDALFEYDQAFKRSGSKPEVAREYVIALQKARLPEPALRLANQRPGLIDPVTLRRLEGDLAAERVRLAELATRSEKERYVIADRALADYDKLLASWTPDATAHDDVIRWRIDRMGALKARARTADVITEYQKLQAEGVRIPTYALRWVAASYLDQREPEIATDLYRQVLAAPDADVGDRLVDTTALYYSLLESDRADEARKVAEDAAKSQRPRVELKGLPIGNPNDEWMDAQQLAAQAGTYGSDLPHGEERLQTLVDQAPGNIGLRLAQADLYLARQWPRRAENQLKETESMVPRDMGLEIGQAHTAMELQEWRQMDVLTDDVVARYPDNRQVQRLAREREVHDMSELRVEAYGGKANGGGSGDAGAVSGSRDFGIQTTLYSSPIDEDWRVFAGVGYATGDFAEGTGHHRFQRVGLERRTRDMTLEAEVSSHDYGFGDKQGARLAIARDINDHWQYGGSLEYLSAETPLRALNSDIKGNGGSGFIRWRANESREWRLSVSPSHFSDGNNRVEALLTGREGVYSAPNVQVDAGLEVGTSHNSKSDDVPYFNPKSDFSVMPLVNVNHVLYHRYETAWSQQFQAGAGTYSQREHGTGGMALLGYGQRYAWNDVFEVGGLLSVINRPYDGDRETDLRLLVDLTFRF from the coding sequence ATGCCGCGGATTGATGTTCCCGTATTACATCGTGGTTTACGCCCTTTGTTTCGAGTCGCGCTGTGCAGCCAGTTGCTCTGGCCGGCGCTGGCGTTTGCCGACACACCCTACGATCAGATGGTGCGCGACGCCCGTGCCGGGCAAACCACACCTGCGCTAACGGTTTTGCGTCAGGTGCCGCTCGGCCAGTCGACCACCGGGCAGATCAGCGATCACCTGCAGATCGCCAGTTGGGCCGGACTCGACGCCGAAGTGGTGCAGGTCTATGAAACCCAGGGCCGCGACCGCGTGCTGCCGGTTCAGGCGCTGACCGCCACTGCGCGCGCCTACCGCAACCTCAAGCGCTGGGATCAGGCGACTCAGGTCTACAACAAGGCTTTGGCGTTGGAGCCGGATAACGCCGACCTGCAACTGGGCCTGGCCCTGACTCAGGCTGACGCCGGTAAACCCGACGAAGCGGTGAGCCGCGCCAAAGCGCTGGTGGCGGCCAAACCTGATGATCCGTCGCGCCGCCTCGCCTTGGGCTACGCCCTGACCCGTGACAACAAACCTTACGACGCCCTGTTCGAATACGATCAGGCCTTCAAACGCTCCGGCAGCAAACCGGAAGTCGCCCGTGAATACGTGATCGCCCTGCAAAAGGCGCGTCTGCCGGAGCCAGCGCTGCGTCTGGCCAATCAGCGTCCGGGCCTGATCGATCCGGTGACCCTGCGTCGCCTCGAAGGCGATCTGGCCGCCGAGCGCGTGCGCCTCGCCGAACTCGCCACCCGCAGTGAAAAAGAACGCTACGTCATCGCCGATCGCGCGCTGGCCGACTACGACAAACTGCTCGCCAGCTGGACACCCGACGCGACCGCTCACGACGACGTGATTCGCTGGCGCATCGACCGCATGGGCGCGCTCAAGGCCCGGGCGCGTACCGCCGACGTCATCACCGAATACCAGAAGCTGCAAGCCGAGGGCGTGAGGATTCCGACCTATGCCCTGCGCTGGGTGGCCGCGTCTTATCTGGATCAGCGTGAGCCGGAAATCGCCACCGACCTGTATCGCCAAGTGCTGGCGGCGCCGGACGCCGATGTCGGTGATCGACTCGTAGACACCACTGCGCTGTACTACTCGCTGCTGGAAAGCGACCGCGCTGATGAGGCGCGCAAAGTCGCCGAGGACGCTGCCAAATCCCAGCGCCCGCGTGTCGAACTCAAAGGGCTGCCCATTGGCAACCCCAACGATGAATGGATGGACGCCCAGCAACTCGCTGCTCAGGCCGGCACTTACGGTTCCGACTTGCCGCACGGTGAGGAGCGTTTGCAAACCCTGGTCGATCAGGCGCCGGGCAACATCGGCTTGCGCCTCGCTCAGGCCGATCTGTACCTGGCCCGCCAATGGCCGCGTCGCGCGGAAAACCAGCTCAAGGAAACCGAGAGCATGGTGCCGCGCGACATGGGCCTGGAAATCGGTCAAGCCCACACAGCCATGGAACTGCAGGAATGGCGGCAGATGGATGTGCTGACCGACGATGTCGTCGCCCGTTATCCGGACAACCGCCAAGTGCAGCGTCTGGCCCGCGAACGTGAAGTGCATGACATGTCCGAACTGCGCGTCGAAGCCTACGGCGGCAAGGCCAACGGTGGCGGCAGTGGCGATGCCGGAGCCGTCAGCGGCAGCCGCGATTTTGGCATCCAGACCACCCTGTATAGTTCGCCGATCGATGAAGACTGGCGCGTCTTCGCCGGCGTCGGTTATGCCACCGGCGACTTCGCCGAAGGCACCGGGCACCACCGCTTTCAGCGAGTCGGCCTGGAACGCCGCACTCGTGACATGACCCTTGAAGCCGAAGTGTCCAGTCACGATTACGGTTTCGGCGACAAACAGGGTGCGCGGCTGGCGATCGCCCGTGACATCAACGATCACTGGCAGTACGGCGGCAGCCTTGAATACCTCTCGGCAGAGACCCCGCTGCGCGCGCTCAACAGTGACATCAAGGGCAACGGCGGCAGCGGTTTCATTCGCTGGCGCGCCAATGAAAGTCGCGAGTGGCGCCTGTCGGTGAGCCCGTCGCACTTCAGTGACGGCAACAACCGCGTCGAAGCCTTGCTCACCGGCCGCGAGGGCGTTTACAGCGCGCCGAACGTGCAGGTCGATGCGGGACTGGAAGTCGGCACCAGCCACAACTCCAAGTCCGATGACGTGCCGTACTTCAACCCGAAATCCGACTTCAGCGTGATGCCGCTGGTCAACGTCAATCACGTGCTCTACCACCGCTACGAAACGGCCTGGAGCCAACAATTCCAGGCCGGCGCGGGGACGTACAGCCAGCGTGAGCACGGCACCGGCGGCATGGCTTTGCTCGGTTACGGCCAGCGCTATGCCTGGAACGACGTGTTCGAGGTGGGCGGTTTGCTCAGTGTGATCAACCGGCCCTACGACGGTGATCGGGAGACCGATCTGCGTCTGCTCGTCGACCTCACTTTCCGCTTCTAG
- the pgaB gene encoding poly-beta-1,6-N-acetyl-D-glucosamine N-deacetylase PgaB: protein MPLISRFILLLGALLVSACAQQAPAFAPPSERPLAASEKPWPKNHVLGIAYHDVEDRDPDQAVVAVRTERLIEQLAWLRENGYKPVTVDQIMAARKGGPELPAKAILLSFDDGYSSFYTRVLPVLRAYNWHALLAPVGSWIDTPLNQPVDFAGAPRARSDFLTWDQIREISHSGLVEIAAHTDANHKGILANPQGNLQPAAATRRYDPVTRRYESEADFQARIRTDVNSISEKIRKVTGKKPRVWVWPYGAADGTSLTVVGEEGYEMALTLEDGLDALDNLMSSPRFLVASDPDGERFANSIVDVQSDFVMRVVHVDLDNVYDPDPAQQDINLGKLVQRIADLGANTVFLQAFADPKGDGLVHSLYFPNRHLPVRADIFNRVAWQLRTRANVKVFAWMPVLSFGLDSKLPRVTRWDPKTGITSVDPDQYQRLSPFDPEVRRIIGEIYEDVARLTSVNGILYHDDAVLSDFEDAGPEALKAYAAHGLPGSIAALRDDPAAMQRWTRFKSQYLIDFTNELTAKVRAIRGPQVLTARNIFAEPMLNPESEAWYAQNLDDFLVTYDWTAPMAMPLMEKQTQAESGPWLEALVATVKKRPGALNRTVFELQARDWTKKDQADIDGAHLADWMGRLKRQGATSFGYYPDNFLDNLPDLKTVRPALSNKWNP from the coding sequence ATGCCTTTGATTTCGCGTTTCATCCTTCTGCTGGGAGCGCTGCTGGTCAGCGCCTGCGCCCAGCAAGCTCCGGCCTTCGCGCCGCCGTCCGAGCGTCCGCTGGCGGCCAGCGAAAAACCGTGGCCGAAAAACCACGTGCTCGGTATTGCCTACCACGATGTCGAAGATCGCGATCCTGATCAGGCCGTAGTTGCGGTGCGCACCGAGCGCCTGATCGAGCAACTCGCGTGGCTGCGCGAGAACGGCTACAAACCGGTCACCGTCGACCAGATCATGGCTGCGCGCAAGGGCGGCCCGGAGCTGCCGGCGAAAGCGATTCTGCTCAGTTTCGACGACGGTTATTCGAGCTTCTACACTCGCGTGCTACCGGTGCTGCGTGCCTATAACTGGCACGCGCTGCTGGCGCCGGTCGGCAGCTGGATCGACACGCCGCTCAATCAGCCAGTGGATTTCGCCGGTGCTCCGCGTGCGCGTTCCGACTTTCTGACCTGGGATCAGATTCGCGAAATCTCACACTCCGGGCTGGTGGAAATCGCTGCTCACACCGACGCCAATCACAAAGGTATTTTGGCCAACCCGCAGGGCAACCTGCAGCCTGCGGCGGCCACCCGGCGTTATGACCCAGTGACCAGACGCTATGAATCCGAGGCTGATTTCCAGGCGCGGATCCGCACTGACGTGAACAGCATCTCGGAAAAAATCCGCAAGGTCACCGGCAAGAAACCACGCGTCTGGGTCTGGCCGTATGGCGCGGCGGACGGCACATCGCTGACGGTGGTCGGCGAGGAGGGCTACGAAATGGCCCTGACCCTCGAAGACGGTCTCGACGCCCTCGACAACCTGATGAGCAGCCCGCGCTTTCTTGTCGCTTCGGATCCTGACGGCGAGCGTTTCGCCAACAGTATCGTCGACGTGCAGTCGGATTTCGTCATGCGCGTTGTGCATGTTGATCTGGACAACGTTTACGACCCGGATCCGGCGCAGCAGGACATCAACCTCGGAAAACTGGTGCAGCGCATCGCTGACTTGGGCGCCAACACGGTGTTCCTGCAAGCCTTCGCCGATCCCAAGGGCGATGGCCTGGTGCATTCGCTGTACTTCCCCAACCGTCACTTGCCGGTGCGTGCGGATATTTTTAACCGCGTCGCCTGGCAACTGCGTACCCGCGCTAACGTGAAGGTCTTCGCGTGGATGCCGGTGCTGAGTTTTGGTCTCGACTCGAAACTGCCGCGCGTGACCCGTTGGGACCCGAAAACCGGCATCACCTCGGTGGATCCGGATCAGTACCAACGCTTGTCGCCGTTCGATCCTGAAGTGCGACGGATCATCGGTGAAATCTACGAAGACGTGGCGCGCCTGACCTCGGTCAACGGCATTCTTTACCACGACGACGCGGTACTGTCGGATTTCGAAGATGCCGGCCCTGAAGCCTTGAAAGCCTACGCTGCCCACGGTTTGCCGGGTTCGATTGCCGCATTGCGCGACGATCCGGCAGCGATGCAGCGCTGGACGCGCTTCAAGAGCCAATACCTCATCGACTTCACCAACGAGCTGACCGCCAAAGTCCGTGCGATTCGCGGCCCGCAGGTGCTGACCGCACGCAACATCTTCGCCGAACCGATGCTCAACCCCGAGAGCGAAGCCTGGTACGCACAGAACCTCGACGACTTCCTCGTGACCTACGACTGGACGGCGCCGATGGCCATGCCGCTGATGGAAAAGCAGACCCAGGCAGAGTCCGGCCCGTGGCTGGAAGCGCTGGTGGCCACGGTCAAAAAGCGCCCCGGCGCGCTGAATCGCACGGTGTTCGAATTGCAGGCGCGGGACTGGACCAAGAAGGATCAGGCCGACATCGATGGCGCGCATCTGGCGGACTGGATGGGTCGCCTCAAACGTCAGGGCGCGACCAGTTTCGGTTACTACCCGGACAACTTCCTCGACAACCTGCCGGACCTGAAAACCGTAAGGCCTGCGCTCTCCAATAAATGGAATCCATAA
- the pgaC gene encoding poly-beta-1,6-N-acetyl-D-glucosamine synthase, which yields MLDRLLALLVLALVLGVPLGLIFLVTGQFLMDFVFFYPLFMSGLWISGGLYFWLHWERHWPWQDDTLPPPLEGEPLISILIPCYNEGDNAADTIHAALAQHYPNIEVIAINDGSKDNTAEVLDALAKEDPRLRVLHLAENQGKAVALRMGAIAARSEYLVCIDGDALLAPNTAAYLVAPMLDNARLGAVTGNPRIRTRSTLVGRVQVGEFSSIIGLIKRTQRVFGRIFTVSGVIVAFRRTALNRVGYWSPDMITEDIDISWKLQLDHWSIFYEPRALCWILMPETLGGLWKQRLRWAQGGAEVLFKNIRGIWQYRHRYLWPLLFEYCLSTGWAFTFLLSVIFWGVGKFVVMPEAIAVDHLMPPAFTGLLLAFVCLVQFAVSIIIDRRYEPGLGKTMFWVVWYPIAFWFVSLLTTLVSFPKVLFGQHQKRARWVSPDRGIKPIGDDEEEVIK from the coding sequence ATGCTGGATAGACTGTTAGCCCTGCTTGTTCTGGCGCTCGTCCTCGGCGTGCCGCTGGGCCTGATCTTCCTTGTCACCGGGCAGTTCCTGATGGACTTCGTGTTCTTCTACCCACTGTTCATGTCCGGGTTGTGGATTTCCGGTGGCCTGTATTTCTGGCTGCACTGGGAACGTCACTGGCCGTGGCAGGACGACACCCTGCCGCCACCACTGGAAGGCGAGCCGCTGATCTCGATCCTGATCCCTTGCTACAACGAAGGTGACAACGCCGCCGACACCATCCACGCGGCGCTGGCCCAGCATTACCCGAACATCGAAGTCATCGCGATCAACGACGGCTCCAAGGACAACACTGCCGAAGTGCTCGACGCGCTGGCCAAGGAAGATCCTCGTCTGCGCGTGCTGCATCTGGCGGAAAACCAGGGCAAAGCCGTCGCATTGCGCATGGGCGCCATCGCGGCGCGCAGTGAGTATCTGGTGTGCATCGACGGTGACGCGCTGCTGGCGCCGAACACGGCAGCCTATCTGGTCGCGCCGATGCTGGATAACGCACGCCTTGGCGCGGTGACCGGCAACCCACGGATTCGTACGCGTTCGACGCTGGTCGGGCGGGTGCAGGTCGGCGAGTTCTCGTCGATCATCGGCCTGATCAAGCGGACGCAACGGGTGTTCGGGCGGATCTTCACCGTCTCTGGGGTGATCGTCGCGTTTCGCCGCACGGCGTTAAACCGGGTTGGCTACTGGAGCCCGGACATGATCACCGAAGACATCGACATCAGCTGGAAGCTGCAACTCGATCACTGGAGCATCTTCTACGAGCCGCGCGCGCTGTGCTGGATCCTCATGCCGGAAACCCTCGGCGGCCTGTGGAAGCAGCGTCTGCGCTGGGCCCAGGGTGGCGCCGAAGTGCTGTTCAAGAACATTCGCGGCATCTGGCAGTACCGTCATCGTTACCTGTGGCCGCTGCTGTTTGAATACTGCCTGTCGACCGGTTGGGCGTTTACTTTCCTGTTGTCGGTGATCTTCTGGGGCGTGGGCAAGTTTGTGGTCATGCCGGAGGCGATCGCGGTGGATCACCTGATGCCACCAGCGTTTACCGGGTTGCTGCTGGCGTTTGTCTGCCTGGTGCAGTTCGCCGTCAGCATCATCATCGACCGCCGCTACGAGCCCGGGTTGGGCAAGACCATGTTCTGGGTGGTGTGGTACCCGATCGCGTTCTGGTTTGTCAGTCTGCTGACCACGCTGGTCAGCTTCCCGAAAGTGCTGTTCGGCCAACATCAGAAACGTGCGCGGTGGGTCAGTCCCGACCGGGGTATCAAGCCGATTGGTGACGACGAAGAGGAGGTCATCAAATGA
- the pgaD gene encoding poly-beta-1,6-N-acetyl-D-glucosamine biosynthesis protein PgaD: protein MKIIRTRQRPFLVVVDVVLTVVAWVGLLFLLIRGLWPLVETHAGGPLIDKSAFDALGTLQIYLWIALVNAVILISWARYQQRKSRSFAQRRLPSPVIDDEGLSKSFKLCDDRFQKLRTPGVMTIHNDQEGDISHVVTHFWPVKQEELPPPLAPLEHPRVIFLHAEDDDNREPLTRL, encoded by the coding sequence ATGAAAATCATCCGGACTCGCCAGCGGCCTTTTCTGGTCGTGGTCGATGTGGTGCTTACCGTGGTGGCGTGGGTGGGGCTGCTGTTTCTGCTGATCCGTGGCTTGTGGCCGCTGGTCGAAACTCACGCGGGCGGCCCGCTGATCGATAAATCTGCGTTCGACGCGCTGGGCACCCTGCAGATTTATCTGTGGATTGCCTTGGTCAACGCGGTGATTCTGATCAGTTGGGCGCGTTATCAGCAGCGCAAAAGCCGCAGTTTCGCTCAGCGGCGGTTGCCTTCGCCGGTGATCGACGATGAAGGGTTGAGCAAGAGTTTCAAACTCTGCGATGACCGCTTTCAGAAACTGCGCACGCCCGGGGTGATGACCATTCACAACGATCAGGAAGGCGATATCAGTCACGTGGTGACGCATTTCTGGCCGGTGAAACAGGAGGAATTGCCACCGCCGCTGGCACCGCTGGAGCATCCGCGGGTGATTTTTCTGCATGCTGAAGATGACGATAATCGCGAACCCCTTACCCGGCTTTGA
- a CDS encoding FAD-dependent oxidoreductase: MSLHRVARIADVPEDRGLQFEIGECKIVLLRVGEQLRAFQGECPHAGAPLADGALCHGRLICPWHKAAFRAEDGALCEPPALDSLKRYPLELRGDDVWVDEQPLPDAHTPPADDSRTFVIVGAGAAGTACAAALREKGFGGRIVMIDRETDAGYDRTVLSKFVLAGDMPPEEAPPLRDETFYKEQRIERLEKQITSLDAANQTLHLNDGQSLRYDAAVLATGGEPNPLELPGADLPQVFVLRSKAQAEQIMNAAKPEQRAVIIGDSFIALECASALRQYGLDVTVLARHATPFAAQFGEAVGKAIRALHEQNGVKFITEHEATEIIGDDKVEAVLLDNGLRLSADLVLAGIGVHPGTEAFASLPREKDQSLRVDDGLRVSENLWAIGDIATFPLNGQLQRIEHWRLAQQHARIAAANMLGGDERYLDVPFFWTWHFGKNYDYLGHAEHWDEVEFLGEPEHPPFIGLFGRNGMVVAAVACEKERAMALLTERMKQPLPMEEAWELIRD, from the coding sequence ATGTCCCTGCACCGTGTCGCCCGTATAGCCGATGTCCCTGAAGACCGTGGCCTGCAATTTGAAATCGGCGAGTGCAAGATTGTGCTGTTGCGCGTCGGTGAGCAGCTACGCGCCTTTCAGGGCGAATGCCCACATGCCGGGGCGCCGCTGGCTGACGGCGCGTTGTGTCACGGACGGCTGATCTGCCCGTGGCACAAGGCGGCGTTTCGCGCAGAAGACGGCGCACTATGTGAGCCGCCAGCGCTCGACAGCCTCAAGCGGTATCCACTGGAGCTGCGCGGCGATGACGTTTGGGTCGATGAACAACCGTTGCCCGATGCGCATACTCCTCCGGCGGATGATTCGCGTACGTTCGTGATTGTCGGCGCGGGCGCCGCTGGTACGGCATGTGCAGCGGCGCTGCGGGAAAAGGGTTTCGGTGGCCGCATCGTCATGATCGACCGCGAGACCGATGCCGGTTACGACCGCACGGTGCTGAGCAAATTTGTCCTCGCCGGGGACATGCCACCCGAGGAAGCGCCGCCGCTGCGAGATGAAACTTTCTATAAAGAGCAGCGCATCGAGCGACTGGAAAAACAAATCACCTCGCTGGATGCTGCAAACCAGACGTTGCATCTGAACGACGGTCAGTCCCTGCGTTATGACGCGGCCGTGCTCGCCACCGGCGGTGAACCCAATCCATTGGAATTGCCCGGCGCCGACCTGCCACAGGTCTTCGTCCTGCGCTCAAAAGCCCAGGCAGAGCAAATAATGAATGCCGCCAAACCCGAGCAACGCGCGGTGATCATCGGCGACAGTTTCATCGCTCTCGAATGCGCCTCGGCCCTGCGCCAGTATGGCCTCGACGTAACAGTGCTGGCTCGCCACGCGACTCCCTTCGCTGCGCAATTCGGTGAAGCCGTGGGCAAGGCGATCCGCGCGCTGCACGAACAGAACGGGGTGAAATTCATCACCGAACACGAAGCCACCGAGATCATCGGCGACGACAAGGTAGAGGCCGTGCTGCTGGACAATGGCCTGCGGCTTTCTGCGGATCTGGTTCTGGCGGGGATCGGTGTGCACCCGGGCACCGAAGCTTTCGCGTCATTGCCGAGGGAAAAAGATCAGTCATTGCGCGTCGATGATGGCCTGCGTGTGAGCGAAAATCTGTGGGCCATCGGCGACATCGCCACGTTCCCGTTGAACGGCCAGTTACAACGCATCGAGCACTGGCGCCTGGCTCAACAACATGCGCGAATTGCTGCCGCCAACATGCTCGGTGGCGACGAACGTTACCTCGACGTGCCGTTCTTCTGGACTTGGCATTTCGGCAAGAACTACGACTACCTCGGCCACGCTGAGCACTGGGATGAGGTGGAGTTTCTCGGCGAGCCTGAACATCCGCCATTTATTGGTCTGTTCGGTAGAAACGGTATGGTAGTTGCCGCCGTGGCTTGCGAGAAAGAAAGAGCGATGGCGTTACTCACCGAGCGCATGAAGCAACCGCTGCCGATGGAAGAGGCTTGGGAACTGATCCGCGATTAG
- a CDS encoding YbhB/YbcL family Raf kinase inhibitor-like protein yields MTRLTSLNPWLAAIAVTLCVQFPAQAQERFTLSIPGVSDNRLFTSAAASDAAGCGGKNQSPALSWNAGPAGTQSYAIVMHDPDGQKGLGVDHWIHYGIKSTTRQIAAGVGAKSAFEGVGGTNSKGNTHYMGPCPPVGDSAHHYIIQIYALDLAPDALPAGLTRAELMEKIKGHVLRNSSAVRRYHR; encoded by the coding sequence ATGACCCGATTGACCTCTCTCAACCCCTGGCTGGCGGCCATTGCCGTCACCCTTTGCGTGCAGTTTCCAGCGCAGGCCCAGGAGCGTTTCACCCTGAGCATTCCGGGTGTTTCCGATAACCGCCTGTTTACCTCGGCAGCGGCCAGCGATGCCGCCGGTTGTGGCGGCAAGAACCAGTCGCCAGCGCTGAGCTGGAACGCAGGTCCTGCCGGCACCCAGAGTTACGCGATCGTCATGCACGACCCGGACGGCCAGAAAGGCCTGGGCGTCGATCACTGGATTCATTACGGCATCAAATCCACCACGCGGCAGATCGCAGCGGGCGTCGGCGCCAAATCCGCATTCGAAGGTGTCGGCGGCACCAACAGCAAGGGCAACACGCATTACATGGGGCCGTGTCCGCCAGTGGGCGACAGTGCGCACCACTACATCATCCAGATTTACGCACTGGATCTGGCCCCGGATGCCTTGCCGGCCGGTCTGACCCGTGCCGAGCTGATGGAAAAAATCAAAGGCCATGTGCTGCGTAACAGCAGTGCGGTGCGGCGTTATCACCGCTGA
- a CDS encoding vWA domain-containing protein has translation MSHPLLRPVAVAVLLALAGCGASSTPDSAAVPAPAQPEVLVQHEAVMADTSMAKRALYKMPNAGSAPMPLSESYPQGYRDEQREQYQTLADNPIHSVAETPVSTFSADVDTGAYANVRRLLNQGRLPPEGAVRLEEMVNYFPYDYALPSDGSPFGVTTELAASPWNPHTRLLRIGIKASDRAVAELAPANLVFLVDVSGSMDRREGLPMVKSTLKLLVDQLRDQDRVSLVVYAGESRVVLQPTSGREKAKIRTAIEQLTAGGSTAGASGIELAYQMAQQAFIPKGVNRILLATDGDFNVGVSDFDSLKQMAVDKRKSGISLTTLGFGVDNYNEHLMEQLADAGDGNYAYIDNLREARKVLVDQLSSTLAVVAKNVKLQVEFNPAQVSEYRLLGYENRALKREDFSNDKVDAGEIGAGHTVTALYEIVPAGEKGWLEPLRYGKSEPVVSGKNGELAMLRVRYQQPEGGKSLLIERPIANQVATASEDLRFAAAVAAFSQQLKDGRYTGDFSLKDTETLARGARGDDRFGLRNEFVQLVELAQSLRTSSASNALATERRIE, from the coding sequence ATGTCTCATCCTCTCTTGCGTCCTGTTGCGGTTGCTGTGCTGCTGGCGCTCGCCGGTTGCGGTGCTTCGTCCACACCCGATTCCGCTGCTGTGCCAGCGCCGGCGCAGCCTGAGGTGCTGGTTCAGCATGAAGCGGTCATGGCTGACACCTCAATGGCCAAGCGCGCGCTGTACAAGATGCCCAATGCGGGCAGCGCGCCGATGCCGTTGAGTGAAAGCTATCCACAGGGCTATCGCGACGAGCAGCGCGAGCAGTATCAGACGTTGGCCGATAACCCGATACACAGCGTCGCCGAGACACCGGTTTCTACTTTCAGTGCCGACGTCGACACGGGCGCTTATGCCAACGTCCGCCGCTTGCTCAATCAAGGTCGACTGCCGCCAGAAGGCGCGGTGCGGCTGGAGGAAATGGTCAATTACTTCCCCTATGACTACGCGCTGCCCAGCGACGGCTCGCCGTTTGGCGTGACCACTGAACTGGCGGCCTCACCGTGGAACCCGCACACCCGCTTGCTGCGTATCGGCATCAAGGCATCCGACCGCGCTGTGGCGGAACTGGCCCCGGCCAATCTGGTGTTTCTGGTCGATGTCTCCGGCTCGATGGATCGTCGCGAAGGCCTGCCAATGGTGAAAAGTACGCTGAAATTGCTGGTTGATCAGTTGCGCGATCAGGATCGCGTTTCGTTGGTGGTGTATGCCGGTGAATCGAGAGTGGTGCTGCAGCCGACTTCCGGACGGGAAAAAGCGAAAATTCGCACGGCCATTGAACAATTGACCGCCGGTGGTTCGACTGCTGGCGCCTCCGGTATCGAACTGGCCTACCAAATGGCGCAGCAGGCCTTTATCCCCAAAGGCGTCAATCGCATCCTCTTGGCTACCGACGGTGATTTCAATGTCGGCGTCAGCGACTTCGACAGCCTCAAACAAATGGCTGTGGATAAACGCAAAAGCGGGATTTCGCTGACGACGCTGGGTTTTGGTGTAGATAACTACAATGAACACTTGATGGAACAACTGGCCGATGCCGGCGACGGTAACTACGCCTACATCGACAACCTGCGCGAGGCGCGCAAAGTGTTAGTGGATCAGTTGAGTTCGACCCTCGCCGTGGTGGCGAAAAACGTCAAACTGCAGGTGGAGTTCAACCCGGCGCAAGTCAGCGAATATCGCCTGCTCGGCTACGAGAACCGTGCGTTGAAACGTGAGGATTTCAGCAATGACAAAGTCGATGCCGGCGAAATCGGCGCAGGACACACGGTGACCGCGCTGTACGAAATTGTTCCTGCGGGCGAGAAGGGCTGGCTGGAGCCGCTGCGTTACGGTAAATCGGAGCCGGTTGTTTCCGGGAAGAACGGAGAATTGGCGATGCTGCGTGTGCGTTATCAACAGCCTGAAGGTGGGAAAAGTCTGCTGATCGAGCGGCCGATTGCCAACCAGGTCGCAACCGCCAGCGAAGATCTGCGTTTTGCCGCCGCCGTGGCCGCGTTCTCCCAGCAGCTCAAGGACGGTCGTTACACCGGCGATTTCAGTCTGAAAGATACGGAAACACTGGCCCGTGGCGCGCGCGGCGATGACCGCTTTGGCCTGCGCAACGAGTTCGTGCAACTGGTCGAATTGGCGCAAAGTCTGCGCACTTCGAGCGCTTCGAACGCGCTGGCCACTGAACGACGGATTGAATAA
- a CDS encoding RNA polymerase sigma factor: MFASADSSTASSDESLLARYREGDGAAFEILYARHRQGLYRFLLGLSGKPELADEVFQETWLSLIRSSSQPQGRATFRTWLFQIARNRLIDHWRKHGARQPLHDSYDEQAHAVSDEANDPEQLLSLSRDSQRLENALQSLPVDQREVFLLRAHGDLDLAQIASLTETPLETVKSRLRYAQQKLRRLLAEEVLT; this comes from the coding sequence CTGTTTGCCTCGGCAGACAGCTCAACCGCCAGCAGCGATGAGTCGCTGCTGGCGCGTTATCGCGAGGGCGACGGTGCCGCGTTCGAGATCTTGTATGCCCGCCATCGCCAAGGCTTGTACCGGTTTCTGCTCGGCTTGAGCGGCAAACCGGAACTGGCCGACGAAGTATTTCAGGAGACCTGGCTGAGCCTGATCCGCAGCAGCAGTCAGCCACAAGGCCGGGCGACTTTTCGCACATGGCTGTTCCAGATCGCCCGCAATCGCCTGATCGATCACTGGCGTAAACACGGCGCCCGACAACCGCTGCACGACAGCTACGACGAGCAGGCACATGCCGTCAGCGATGAAGCGAATGATCCTGAACAACTGCTCAGCCTCAGCCGTGACAGCCAGCGCCTGGAAAACGCCCTGCAAAGCTTGCCCGTCGACCAGCGCGAAGTGTTCCTGCTGCGGGCCCACGGCGACCTCGATCTGGCGCAAATCGCCAGCCTCACCGAAACACCGCTGGAAACCGTCAAAAGCCGCTTGCGCTACGCCCAGCAAAAACTGCGTCGGCTGCTGGCCGAGGAGGTACTGACATGA